From the genome of Candidatus Deferrimicrobium sp., one region includes:
- a CDS encoding ATP-binding protein produces the protein MIPEAPLEGALRRLEGIMTRVEALLGKREATPPDAAIFKVHQAFRWERGGEGGGRIVPIPHPHRVALSSLVGIDGAKEELLRNTEQFVSGRGANHVLLWGERGTGKSSCVKGLLPVFGPRGLRIVELARWDLFAFPKIVSQLRDLPFRFLLFCDDLSFDEGEADFRGLKTLLDGGVEERPENVLIYATSNRRHLMPERRVALGAEDEIHPEEAVSEKLSLSDRFGLQLGFYRFDQKTYLAIVDEYARRLRLPMKAAEMREEALRWALSAGSRSGRTAKQFIDDLAGRLGKRSP, from the coding sequence ATGATTCCGGAGGCGCCCTTGGAGGGTGCGCTTCGGCGCCTCGAGGGGATCATGACGCGCGTCGAGGCCCTCCTCGGGAAGCGGGAGGCGACGCCGCCCGACGCGGCGATCTTCAAGGTCCACCAGGCGTTCCGGTGGGAGCGCGGCGGCGAGGGAGGCGGCCGGATCGTGCCGATCCCGCACCCGCACCGTGTGGCTCTCTCGTCCCTCGTCGGCATCGACGGGGCGAAGGAGGAACTGCTCCGGAACACGGAGCAGTTCGTTTCGGGGCGGGGGGCGAACCACGTTCTTCTGTGGGGAGAGCGCGGCACCGGGAAGTCGTCGTGCGTGAAGGGGCTGCTCCCCGTCTTCGGTCCGAGGGGCCTCCGGATCGTGGAGCTTGCACGGTGGGACCTGTTCGCCTTTCCGAAGATCGTCAGTCAACTCCGTGATCTGCCATTCCGGTTTCTCCTCTTCTGCGACGACCTGTCGTTCGACGAGGGGGAGGCCGACTTCCGTGGGCTCAAGACCTTGCTGGACGGCGGCGTGGAGGAGCGCCCGGAGAACGTGCTGATCTACGCCACCTCGAACCGGCGCCACCTGATGCCCGAACGGCGAGTCGCGCTGGGCGCGGAGGACGAGATCCACCCGGAGGAGGCGGTCTCGGAAAAGCTCTCGCTCTCCGACCGGTTCGGCTTGCAGCTCGGGTTCTACCGGTTCGACCAGAAAACGTACCTGGCCATCGTGGACGAGTACGCGCGGCGGCTGCGCCTCCCCATGAAAGCGGCGGAGATGCGGGAGGAAGCGCTGCGGTGGGCGCTCTCCGCCGGCTCCCGCAGCGGGCGCACGGCGAAGCAGTTCATCGACGAC
- a CDS encoding 3-oxoacyl-ACP reductase family protein, giving the protein MLQLKGKVAVVTGASRGIGAATAKRLAQHGAAVAVNYFRSETAAGEVVATIREIGGTAIAVQADVREALQCEAMADEVKRKLGPVDVLVLNASISFPVVPFLQYPWPEFEAKLTGEIKSAFFCCKAFVPGMVERRKGSVIAISSGLSRHPGEGFCAHSTAKSGLDAFSKSLALEMGPHGVRVNVVAPGLTLTDATSFLSQKEKDVSALMTPLRRNGLPEDVAGAVLFLASEEARFITGAYLPVSGGILMP; this is encoded by the coding sequence TCGGGGCGGCGACGGCGAAGCGCCTCGCGCAGCATGGCGCGGCAGTGGCGGTGAACTATTTTCGGAGCGAGACGGCAGCGGGAGAGGTGGTCGCGACGATCCGCGAGATCGGCGGCACGGCGATCGCCGTTCAGGCGGACGTCCGCGAAGCCTTGCAGTGCGAGGCAATGGCGGACGAGGTGAAGCGGAAGCTCGGGCCGGTCGACGTGCTCGTGCTGAACGCGTCGATCTCCTTCCCGGTTGTCCCCTTCCTTCAATACCCGTGGCCGGAGTTCGAGGCGAAGCTCACCGGGGAGATCAAGTCCGCCTTCTTCTGCTGCAAGGCGTTCGTGCCGGGGATGGTCGAGCGCCGCAAGGGATCGGTCATCGCGATCAGCAGCGGGCTGTCCCGCCATCCGGGAGAGGGGTTCTGCGCGCACAGCACGGCGAAGTCGGGGCTGGATGCTTTCTCGAAGTCGCTCGCGCTCGAGATGGGGCCGCACGGCGTCCGTGTGAACGTCGTCGCCCCGGGGCTCACCTTGACGGATGCGACTTCGTTTCTTTCGCAGAAGGAGAAGGATGTCTCCGCGCTTATGACCCCGCTGCGGCGGAACGGCCTCCCGGAGGACGTGGCGGGGGCGGTTCTCTTCCTCGCCTCCGAAGAGGCGCGCTTCATCACGGGCGCGTACCTGCCGGTTTCCGGCGGGATCCTGATGCCATGA